A stretch of the Thalassotalea euphylliae genome encodes the following:
- a CDS encoding YjfI family protein, with protein sequence MNIHKIADHLNALADNSETGMVFDCQPISGDVDVLQITVEGREELPIFVSVTDDQILCITYLWGNDEVKQDKIADMHTAMLEMSIPMPLSSFSKIGDKYVIFGALSIGSTFADIEHELAVLSNNAIEIIDDMSDYLV encoded by the coding sequence ATGAATATACATAAGATAGCTGATCACTTAAATGCGCTAGCAGACAACTCTGAAACCGGGATGGTTTTTGATTGCCAGCCTATTTCAGGTGATGTTGATGTGCTGCAAATAACTGTTGAAGGTCGTGAAGAGTTACCTATTTTTGTATCGGTAACCGATGATCAAATTCTTTGCATTACCTACCTTTGGGGTAACGACGAAGTTAAACAAGACAAAATCGCTGATATGCACACCGCTATGTTAGAAATGAGCATTCCAATGCCATTGTCTTCGTTCTCAAAAATTGGCGATAAGTACGTTATTTTTGGTGCCTTATCAATCGGTTCAACGTTTGCAGATATTGAGCACGAGCTAGCCGTTTTGAGTAACAACGCTATCGAAATTATCGACGATATGAGCGACTACCTAGTTTAA
- a CDS encoding PspA/IM30 family protein — protein MSIFKKIMTAIRGGATEVGEAIVDANGTRIFEQEIRDAEHHLTKAKRDLTNVMAQQMAASREVERLNREVTEHEGYAAQALEKGDESLALAVAEKIASLETELSSQQQALASFETNANRLKELVRKSERQIQEHKRQLSMVKTTESVQKATSAITDNFSSSNSKLLNAKDSLERIKAKQQQFDDKMKAAEALEAETGDGSLEAQLKAAGIGAADNNASSVLDRIKAKQNKS, from the coding sequence ATGAGTATTTTTAAGAAAATTATGACAGCGATCCGTGGTGGTGCTACGGAAGTGGGTGAAGCAATTGTTGATGCCAATGGCACGCGAATCTTTGAACAAGAAATTCGCGATGCGGAGCACCATTTAACCAAAGCTAAGCGTGACCTAACCAATGTGATGGCGCAACAAATGGCAGCAAGCCGTGAAGTTGAGCGATTAAACCGTGAAGTTACCGAGCATGAAGGCTACGCTGCACAAGCACTTGAGAAAGGTGATGAGTCGTTAGCGTTAGCGGTTGCTGAAAAAATTGCGAGCTTAGAAACTGAACTTAGTTCACAACAACAAGCGTTAGCAAGCTTCGAAACCAATGCTAACCGCTTGAAAGAGCTAGTTCGTAAAAGTGAACGCCAAATTCAAGAGCACAAACGTCAATTGTCTATGGTAAAGACGACTGAAAGTGTACAAAAAGCGACTTCAGCCATTACCGATAACTTTTCGTCAAGCAATTCTAAGTTGTTAAATGCTAAAGACTCACTAGAGCGCATTAAGGCTAAACAACAACAGTTTGACGACAAGATGAAAGCGGCTGAAGCACTTGAAGCGGAAACCGGCGACGGCTCGCTAGAAGCACAGCTTAAAGCAGCGGGTATTGGTGCTGCTGATAACAACGCAAGCTCAGTGTTAGATCGTATAAAAGCGAAACAAAACAAAAGCTAA